One Conger conger chromosome 18, fConCon1.1, whole genome shotgun sequence DNA window includes the following coding sequences:
- the zgc:110319 gene encoding NFU1 iron-sulfur cluster scaffold homolog, mitochondrial: MAAIRRWSLRQLLSPRSVAYYRLPNTGKNRLYLSCHDQSSKTTQLLHQPGVNLFVRSLSVQTLDTPNPRSLKFLPGKPVLGTGTLDFPKKSTAECSPLARDLFQVEGVKSVFFGPDFITVTKRDDDVEWADVKRNVIETITKFFESGSPVTVGETHMESSLSEEEEDEVISMIKELLDTRIRPTVQEDGGDVIFKGFEDGTVKLKLVGSCTGCPSSAVTLRSGIQNMLQFYIPEVDGVLQVEDELDEVNERVFTELERKLQDS, encoded by the exons atggcGGCGATCAGAAGATGGAGTCTGCGACAGTTATTGTCGCCACGATCGGTTGCCTATTACAG GCTACCTAACACAGGGAAAAATCGTCTCTACTTGTCATGCCACGACCAAAGTAGCAAAACAACACAACTCCTTCATCAGCCAGGTGTGAATCTCTTCG TGCGAAGCTTGTCCGTTCAGACTCTGGACACTCCAAATCCCAGGAGTTTGAAATTCCTTCCTGGCAAACCTGTTTTGGGAACAGGGACGCTGGATTTTCCCAAAAAGAGCACAGCTGAATGTTCTCCATTAGCCAG GGACCTCTTTCAGGTGGAAGGAGTGAAGAGTGTGTTCTTTGGCCCTGACTTCATCACAGTGACTAAG AGGGATGATGATGTGGAGTGGGCAGACGTCAAGCGTAACGTGATTGAGACCATCACAAAATTCTTTGAGAGTGGAAGTCCCGTAACTGTGGGAGAGACGCACATGGAAAGCA GCCTgtctgaagaggaggaggatgaggttATTTCCATGATTAAAGAGCTTCTAGATACACGCATAAG GCCCACGGTGCAGGAGGATGGTGGTGATGTCATCTTTAAGGGCTTTGAGGATGGCACGGTGAAGCTGAAGCTGGTTGGCTCGTGCACGGGCTGCCCCAGCTCAGCTGTCACCCTGCGCAGCGGGATCCAGAACATGCTGCAGTTCTACATCCCCGAGGTGGATGGGGTGCTGCAG GTGGAAGACGAGCTGGATGAGGTGAATGAGCGTGTGTTTACAGAACTGGAGCGGAAACTCCAAGACTCCTAA